TATTTACCGTAATGCCATCATTAATAATTACGACCGTATTCAGCAGAATTTTTCTTTACCGGCATTGGACCGGTATCGCAATTTTCAAAAGCGATATCCTCAACTGGAACAACGGGTACCCCGTTATATGATTGCCTCTTATCTTGGAATTACTCCTGAGTTTCTCAGCAAAGTAAGCGCACATAAATAATACATTGGTATTTTGTTTTCTTAAACTTGGTTAAGTAAAAATCTTAAACTGTTTCATTGTACAAGTTTTTGTTTCTGAGCAATTTTACATCGTCAAATAAAACAGATTGCAATCTTTAAAGTGTTGACGGTTTAATTAAAGTTTAAAAAATAAAAAGAATGGAACAGAAGTCAATTTTTCAAAAAGTAGCAGATCCTGTTACACCGGAAAATTCCGTATTGTTATTGGTAGATCATCAGTCAGGTTTAATGGCTGGTGTTGGTACTACTGACCCGCATTTGTTAAGAGATAGTCTTGTGGGTGCTGTAAAGGCAGCTAAAGTATTAGGCATACCGGTTATTTTAACGGAGGTAACACCCAATATCTGGGGTCCTTTTATTCCCGATGTTACCGCCATTGTACCTGACGTAAAAGTTATCAGCCGCAGTATCATTAATGCATGGGATGATCCCGAAGTAAGAAAGGCGATTGAAGCAACAGGGCGTAAAAAAATCCTGATCGGTGCTGTAACTACCAATGTATGTCTTGCATTTCCGGCGGTATCCTTAACTGCTGAAGGTTATGATGTACATGCCCTGATGGATCTTGCCGGCACGTATAACGACTTGCTGGATCGTTCTGCATGGGAATATCTGAAGCAGGGCGGTGTGGTTATCAGCTCGTCTTACACAGCATTTTGTCAAATGATTTATGATAATGCAAGACCTGTGGCAAATGAAGTTTATGCTGCATTGGATGGTTCTCCCTGGAGATATACATTCCATGCTTTACTCAATAAAAAGTAAAGACGTAGTTGTTTAGTTTTCATGAGTGGTTTTGGTTGATGAAAAGCCGGGGTTCTTCCCGGCTTTTTTATTAGGTTAAATTTGAATTTGCTTAACTGTGAACAAGATAATAATACTGTTAAACTGAAAAACGGGATTAATATCCTTACATCAAAATAGTTGCTATTGCAGTTGTGGAGAAGAGTTATATCGGTAGTGTAATTGAAATTTATATTGCTGATGAATTAAGAAAGGCTTAATGAATCTTTACGGCTATTACCAACTAATGATTTTTTTTTAAAAACTATAGTTCATTTATTTTATTGTCAATAAATCCCGGGCATAAACTTTCAAACACCAAGGTAGGAGAAGTAACTGCCATAGCTCCGCACACCGCTCCATATTGCAAACATTTTTGTAGTGAGAAGTTTTGGAGATAGGCATACAGGAAACCGGAAAAAAAACTATCACCGGCGCCATTACTATCTGTTATCGGAACGTTTTGTAAAGCAGGCTGCTCCAGCCATTCGCCATTTTTGGTGAGCAGGCTGGCGCCTTGCTTTCCGTGGGTGCAAATCACTAATTCTTTACCCCTGTTCATCAATTGCTGCATAGTGTTTTTATAGTCAGGCAAATTATCAGAACTTAAGTGGATGAATTGAGCTGCATCAATAAAGTCTTCATGATACATATTTTTTCCATCGTAATCATGCAAGTCTGTCCACACCGGTTTGTTATGTTTTTTTATTAGTGGAATCAAATGCCGGCAATAAGAAATAATATTCAGTACAATCAAGGTGGAACGTTCGAGCAATTTCTCAATAACAGTTGTATTGTGCTCAATAATTTCTGACGATTGTTTAATGAACATGGATATCCTTCCGCCGTTTGCATCCATAATATTAATATGACGTTCAGTTCCTGCCGGGTCTGTATCAAAAAAGGTTTCTACTCCTTGTTCTTTCAGGAAGAGTTTGATTTTTGCCCCATACTCATCATTTCCAACAACAGAATACAACGTGTTGGATAAACCCAGTTTGGTTAACGCCAGTGCTTTGCCGCTCCCCGTAGATCCTACACCTTCGTTGAAGGGTGCTTTGTGTATGGTTTGCGGAATTGGTTGTGGAAAGTTGGACAAGTACACAACATGATCAAACGTTGTACCTCCCAAAACAGCTACATGTTGATTCATTAATCAAATTTTAGTATAAAAATTGCAAATATCTTTTATTTCTGATTCTTCACTGCTGCTGTTTAAATAATTACAGGCAGTCACCATTGACTCAATTGAGCGGAAATTTTATACAAAATGGCCGTGATAGTGCAAAGGGACAGTCTCCTTAGACTAATAGATTTGTTTAAAAAAGTGAAGCAACATTATTCCTGGAAAACAGCTGGTATTATCAGGGAAACATCACAGTCGGTTACCATATTTTTCGACACCCAAGGCATTGATTTCTCTTTCAAGGCAGGGCAATTTATAAATCTTACGTTATCGATTAATGGAGAAAGCTTTACCCGCTCATATTCATTAAGCAGTGCTCCCGGCGAGGAAAAATATCCGGCAATAACTGTAAAAGCTGTGGCAGGAGGAATAATGAGTAATTATATTGTAGGGTATGCCGAGGAGATCACAGAATGGGGAATCGACGGGCCGCATGGTTTATTTCATGTTACAAACGAAGATAAAAACAGCAGGTGGATTGTATTGATAGCAGGTGGTAGTGGCATTTCTCCGCTTTATTCAATTTTAAAATATCTATTGATATCATCTGCAACCAATATTTTACTGATCTACTCCAACAAAAACGAAGAAGATGTAATTTTTGCAGATGCATTAACTTATATGCAGCGATCATTTTCTCATCGTCTGAGAATTGTAAAGGTTTTTACAGATCGTACCGGAATCAGTAATTCAAGGTGGACTGAAATTATTGAAGGCCGTCTCACTCGCATCCGTTTAAAAAAGATCATCAAACAATACTTAGGTGAGCAGTACCTGTCTGCTCAATATTTTGTTTGTGGTCCGGAAGGGTTACAAAATTTGGCATCAGAAGTAGCTGACGGTCTTGGTATTCCTGTTAATCAATTTCATAAGGAAAGCTTTTTTCCTAAATCTGAAAAAATTTCAATTAGTCTGCCACAAATAATGCAGGAAGTGTTACTTCATCACTATGAGCGAACCAATTTACTGGAGATAGCACCAGAGAAAACAATTCTTGACGCAGCCTTGGAAGATCATGTCCCTGTGCAATATTCCTGCAAAAACGGAACCTGTGGAATGTGTATTGCGAAACTCACTTCCGGTAATGTGCATATGAAACAGAATTATGCATTACAAGCCGACCAAATAGCCAAAGGCTACATTTTGCTTTGCCAGAGTCATCCATTGGATAGCAATGTTACAGTTGAAGTAAATGAATCTATCTGAAAAATATAAACTTTATGGGCTATAGTATAATAACAACAGTATCTGTATAGAATAATTTTGAATCAGAATAATTGATAGAATTTGTAAATATTAAAACGTAAAAAAATGAACGAAGAAACACGCACAAATCAAACAGGCAGGGCATTTTGCCTCTTTGATAACATTGACATTGCAGATTACTCAAAACTGGAAGAATATAAAGAGAAAGTTTTTCCGGTTGTAAGTGCATTTGGAGGTAAATATTCAGTTGCCAGTGAACGTATAAGAGTGGTTGAAGGGAATTGGCGGCCTCGTTTTTAGTAATGATTGAGTTTCCGAGCTTTGAGGAAGCCAATCGATGGTATGATTCGGAAGAGTATAAAGAGTTGAAAAATTTGCGACAGTCTTCGGGAAAGTTCGACGGGATTATAGTAGAAGGACTCTGAAATTAGTGGAGGAACTGATATTTGAATCCAGGGTCTGAATCCAAAATCTTAAATCTTCGAAAGTAAACAGTTAAAAGGATTGCATAAGCGAGCAATAAAAATAGTGGTATGAAAAAGTATACACATATTATCAATGGAATGCATGGTGAACACTGTGTAAATGTTATTAAAACTGTTCTCTCAAAACAGCAAGGAGTTACAATCCATGATGTGGAGCCGGGCAAAGCAATAATTAGTCTTGATGAATCTTTAAATTCAAACGATAGCATTATATCAGCTATCGAAAAAATGGGTTATAAAGTAGTTAGGTGATAGTACTGTTACCAATTGTATCAGACGATCGACAGGGGTACAGTCGCTGGTAAGAGGGAATATTGAAATACGCAGGATGCCGGCAAATTTTCAGCAAGTTTCGGGTTTGATGATGCCAAACTTCTCTCGACATTTACAGTAAGAAATTACAGTGAAATGAAGGAGCAACAACCGGTGACATACAAACGAATTGCAGAAGCAATTGAGTACATCAAGGCAAATTTCAGGGAGCAGCCCAATCTTGATGAAGTTGCAAAGAAGGTGCATTTAAGCCCGTTTCATTTTCAAAGGCTGTTCAGCGAGTGGGCCGGCACAAGTCCTAAGAAATTTTTGCAGTACACAACATTAGAATATGCAAAGGAACTATTAAAAGAGAACCAGGCCACGTTGTTTGATGCGGCTTACGAAACAGGTCTTTCAGGCACAGGAAGATTGCATGATCTGTTTATAAATATAGAAGGGATGACTCCGGCCGAGTATAAAAATGGAGGTAAAAATCTTGATATCAACTACAGTTTTGCAGAAAGTCCTTTCGGAAATATCATCGTAGCATCAACACAGAAAGGCATTTGTTATATGGCTTTTGCCGACGATGAACATCTTGCATTTGATGCACTGCGAAATCATTTCCCGAATGCCCGTTTGAGACAAATGGTTGATCTCATTCAGCAAAACGCTTTATACATCTTCACGCAGGATTGGACAAAACTCAATCAAATAAAACTGCACTTAAAAGCAACCGACTTTCAACTAAAAGTTTGGCAAACATTGTTGAAAGTTCCAATGGGAAAGCTTACGACCTATGGAGCAATTGCTGATATAATAGAAAACCCAAATGCTTCAAGGGCTGTAGGTACTGCAATTGGCAGTAACCCTGTAGCATTTTTAATTCCCTGTCATCGTGTTATTCAATCTTCCGGTGTAACAGGAGGATATATGTGGGGTACAACAAGAAAAACGGCCATCATTGGTTGGGAAGGAGCGAAAACACATCCACAGTAATTGCGCAAGTTTCGGGTTTTCTGTTTTTTACAGATTATTCAACTTTGTGTTGAATAAGACAAGAATAAAAAAATGAAAACATTTATCTTAATACACGGCTCATGGCATAGCTCGTGGAACTGGCACAAAGTAATTCCCATTTTGGAAAAGCTGGGGCATAAAGTATATGCAATTGATTTGCCGGGTATGGGTAGAGATAAAACGCCCATCAGCAAGGTGAAGCTTCACTCAACTGTACAAGGTGTTTGCGATTTAATAGACAGTATTGAAGGAAAAGTTATTCTTGTTGGTCATAGTAAAAACGGAATTGTTATTTCGCAGGCTGCAGAATATCGTCCTCAAAAAATTGAAAAATTGATTTACCTCGCAGCGTATTTAATACCAAACGGGAAAACACAGGCAGAGTATTCTGCATTAGATGTAAATGGTGTATTGAAGCCATACGTTACCAGGCATCCGGAATTGAATGCGCACACATTGCAAACGGAAATTTATAAAGAAGGTCTTTACCACGATTGTGATGATTCTATTACAGAGTTGGCTAAACTCTTGTTAAGTCACGAGCCGGTAGAATCAGGCATCACGCCTTTGCAATTAACTGAAGCAAATTTCGGTTCAGTACGCAGATTTTATATTGAATGTACCGACGACCGGGCTGTTACGCCATTTATTCAACAGAAAATGTACAATGAAACTGTTTGCGAAAAAGTTTACCGGATGCATACCAGCCACTCCCCATTTTTTAGTAGGCCGAAAGAGCTTTGTGATTTGTTTATGGAGATAGCTTCGTTTTAACAGTCAATGCTCAAAAATGGAATAAACAGCAAAAAGAAAGCGGATCAAATGAATGACTTTCTATTTACTGTCCCTTTTGCATGCGAATATTTATTACGATAAAAAGCAGAGTTCCCACCTTAAGGCAGGAACTCTGTTCGATTAACATAGGAACGGTATAAACTAATCCGATTGTTTAATCAGCATTGTTGTCATTTTCCTTTCGCCTTGTATTACTTCTAAGACATACATTCCAGGGGAATACCTGTTGCCAATTTGTATCGTTTGTCCCGCTGTTATGTTTCTTATCAACTCCATTTCCTTGCCAGTGATACTAAGCACCCTTACATTAATCGGCGTTTTTGTATCCATGCTTTCGATGTTGAGCATAAAATACGAAGTACTTGGATTGGGATATGCTTTGATGCCAAATTTCAGAACCGACAGTAAATCGATCTGCTCAACATTGTTGTTACTTCTTGTTGTTATTGCAGAACAAATTCCTC
The DNA window shown above is from Lacibacter sp. H375 and carries:
- a CDS encoding isochorismatase family protein, which translates into the protein MEQKSIFQKVADPVTPENSVLLLVDHQSGLMAGVGTTDPHLLRDSLVGAVKAAKVLGIPVILTEVTPNIWGPFIPDVTAIVPDVKVISRSIINAWDDPEVRKAIEATGRKKILIGAVTTNVCLAFPAVSLTAEGYDVHALMDLAGTYNDLLDRSAWEYLKQGGVVISSSYTAFCQMIYDNARPVANEVYAALDGSPWRYTFHALLNKK
- a CDS encoding carbohydrate kinase family protein, producing the protein MNQHVAVLGGTTFDHVVYLSNFPQPIPQTIHKAPFNEGVGSTGSGKALALTKLGLSNTLYSVVGNDEYGAKIKLFLKEQGVETFFDTDPAGTERHINIMDANGGRISMFIKQSSEIIEHNTTVIEKLLERSTLIVLNIISYCRHLIPLIKKHNKPVWTDLHDYDGKNMYHEDFIDAAQFIHLSSDNLPDYKNTMQQLMNRGKELVICTHGKQGASLLTKNGEWLEQPALQNVPITDSNGAGDSFFSGFLYAYLQNFSLQKCLQYGAVCGAMAVTSPTLVFESLCPGFIDNKINEL
- a CDS encoding flavin reductase family protein — encoded protein: MKQHYSWKTAGIIRETSQSVTIFFDTQGIDFSFKAGQFINLTLSINGESFTRSYSLSSAPGEEKYPAITVKAVAGGIMSNYIVGYAEEITEWGIDGPHGLFHVTNEDKNSRWIVLIAGGSGISPLYSILKYLLISSATNILLIYSNKNEEDVIFADALTYMQRSFSHRLRIVKVFTDRTGISNSRWTEIIEGRLTRIRLKKIIKQYLGEQYLSAQYFVCGPEGLQNLASEVADGLGIPVNQFHKESFFPKSEKISISLPQIMQEVLLHHYERTNLLEIAPEKTILDAALEDHVPVQYSCKNGTCGMCIAKLTSGNVHMKQNYALQADQIAKGYILLCQSHPLDSNVTVEVNESI
- a CDS encoding heavy-metal-associated domain-containing protein; translation: MKKYTHIINGMHGEHCVNVIKTVLSKQQGVTIHDVEPGKAIISLDESLNSNDSIISAIEKMGYKVVR
- a CDS encoding bifunctional helix-turn-helix domain-containing protein/methylated-DNA--[protein]-cysteine S-methyltransferase, whose translation is MKEQQPVTYKRIAEAIEYIKANFREQPNLDEVAKKVHLSPFHFQRLFSEWAGTSPKKFLQYTTLEYAKELLKENQATLFDAAYETGLSGTGRLHDLFINIEGMTPAEYKNGGKNLDINYSFAESPFGNIIVASTQKGICYMAFADDEHLAFDALRNHFPNARLRQMVDLIQQNALYIFTQDWTKLNQIKLHLKATDFQLKVWQTLLKVPMGKLTTYGAIADIIENPNASRAVGTAIGSNPVAFLIPCHRVIQSSGVTGGYMWGTTRKTAIIGWEGAKTHPQ
- a CDS encoding alpha/beta fold hydrolase, which produces MKTFILIHGSWHSSWNWHKVIPILEKLGHKVYAIDLPGMGRDKTPISKVKLHSTVQGVCDLIDSIEGKVILVGHSKNGIVISQAAEYRPQKIEKLIYLAAYLIPNGKTQAEYSALDVNGVLKPYVTRHPELNAHTLQTEIYKEGLYHDCDDSITELAKLLLSHEPVESGITPLQLTEANFGSVRRFYIECTDDRAVTPFIQQKMYNETVCEKVYRMHTSHSPFFSRPKELCDLFMEIASF